The proteins below come from a single Staphylococcus sp. MI 10-1553 genomic window:
- the rpsN gene encoding 30S ribosomal protein S14: MAKKSKIVKEQKREALVAKYAELRRELKAKGDYEALRKLPRDSSPTRLTRRCKVTGRPRGVLRKFEMSRIAFREHAHKGQIPGVKKSSW, translated from the coding sequence ATTGTAAAAGAGCAAAAAAGAGAAGCATTAGTCGCAAAATATGCTGAACTACGTAGAGAATTAAAAGCAAAAGGTGACTATGAAGCGTTAAGAAAATTACCAAGAGATTCTTCACCAACACGTTTAACACGCAGATGTAAAGTGACAGGTCGACCTCGTGGTGTGTTACGTAAATTTGAAATGTCTCGTATTGCATTTAGAGAACATGCACATAAAGGTCAAATTCCTGGCGTTAAAAAATCAAGTTGGTAA